DNA from Candidatus Methanosuratincola sp.:
TTCCGGCAGGAATACAACTTCAAATTCCACGCTCTATCTCCTCCAAGAACTTCCTCAATACCGAGGACGGATCCCCGTCCATCACCACTTTACCATCCAGCATCAGTACCACTCTGTCAGAAACCTCCTCAAGGAGGTCAAGCTGGTGGCTGACAAGTACTATTGCAGGCCTTAGCTTCTTCTTTACCATCTTCAACGAGTTCGCAACTAGTCTCAGGGTTATTGGGTCCAGGTCGCCGAAGGGCTCGTCGAGGATGAGCACCTTTGGGTTGGAGACCAGTGAGAGGGCAAGGGCCACCCTTATCTTCTCGCCCCCGCTCAGCTCGTAGACGCTGCGGTCGAGGATCTCGGGCCCCAGTCCTACGGCATGCAGTACAGCAAGCGCCACATCCCTTGCCTTTTCCGGATCTTTCGATCTGAACAGCTCCCTCAGCAGTTCATTGCTTATCCCCATCTCGCTCAGCTTTGCCTTCATCTCGCCCTCAGGGAGCTCTGATACTCTGCTAAGTGCATCCACTACCTCTTCCGAGAGCCCCGCCCTCTTCCCCTTCCTAAGAGCAGCTTCGAGCAGGCCATAGTCCTTGAGCCCAAGCTTTGCCGCAAAGAGATCAAGGACCTTGGCGAAGTGAGGCAGGTCGAACTCCTGATGCATTATGCCGATACGCCTCCTGGCGAGCATGTTTCTCCTGCCGAGCTTCCCGAGGACAACCCACTCCCCCTTGTAAGTTATCCTTACCTCACCCCTGTCTGGCATTTCGAGACCGGAGAGCATTCTTAGTACGACCGTCTTGCCCGCACCTGAAGGGCCGACTATGCCTGTTATCTCGCCCCTCCTGAATTCAAGGTTAGTCTCGGCCATCTCGAAGACCAGTCCATAAGGTATGAGCTTGTACGTCTTGCAGGCTCCCTCCATCCTCAGCACTGTAGGGCCCTCTATCCTGGTCTTGTCGATCGGCTCCTCGATCCCAGATAGGAACCTTGTCAATACTTCTCCGGTCCGCCCGTCCTCTGCGATCTTCCCCCCCTCGATCAGGATGGTCCTCTCCGAGAGCGATCTGTGCGTTTGGGGGTTGTGGGACGCGAAGAGGATCGCGATCCCCAGCTCCCTGTTTGCCCGCTTCAGGGCATCCAGGAGCGCTTCCCTGGTTGCAGGGCAAGTCATTGTGCCGGGCTCGTCCAGCAGCAAGAGCTTGGGCTTTCTGGCTATCTGCCTGGCAATTATCAGCCTCTGCTTTTCCCCACCGCTGAGGACTTCGGACCAGAGCCCCGCCCTCTTGCCAAGCCCAACTACATCGAGTATCTCCATCGCCCTCTCTTGGTACTCCTTGTACTCGCCCTCTGCTTCGGGGATTGTCTCATCGAAGCCGTCGGAATACCTCAATGCCCTTATCACGTTGTCTAATGCACTGTCGGGCCAAAGCCCGAAGCTCCTCTGTAGCTGGATTGCCGTCTTCCGCTGGAGCTCAAGCACATCCCCCTTCGGTGAGTCGGGAGTTATCCTGACACCATCAAAGTTCACCGATCCCTTGTCAAAGCTTTCCACCCCCCTGATTACCCTCAGGAGCGTACTCTTGCCTGCGCCGCTTCTGCCCACGATCCCGACCACTTCTGCCTCTCCTACTGAAAAAGAAACCCCGTCCAGGGCGACAATCCCCCTTTCGGGATATTTCTTTGTGAGACCCTCTACTTCAAGCAACAAACTGCATTTGCCCCCTTCAAAACATTGACTTCGGAAGAACTTTCACGAGGATGTAGTTCCTCATCAGCGATCTCTTTATCACCGCAAAATCAGACAGCTTCTTGCCTCCAATACTTATATTGCCTATCTTGTCCTTGTAGTCATCGTAAGGCAGCTTAACCCTCACGCCGTCAATCTTGAGTGTGACTGGATTCGGGGACAGCGCTTCTGTGGACTCGGGCACCTGCCTCTCAACCTCTGCCTTTACAATGATCGGGTCAACGATGAGAGGATCCAGATCCATCTCCCTCCTCCTCTGCTCGACTACCTCGCCAGCGACCCTCGAGACCTCCCTCAGTTTCTCGATCGACTCCCCCGTCCTTGCCCTCTCGGGGTATCTCCCTATGCCCCCAACATAGGCCTCGGCCCCGGGGATGCTTTTCATGACAGGGCCGCCCGTCACTATCACCGGCACTTCGATCTCCGCGAAGAGCTTTGTCTTCTTCATAAGGCACCTTTCAAAGTTACCGAGTGTGAATACCGCAATGTCGTGTTCCTCTACGAGCTCCTTCTCCTTTATCGTTGTGTGCACTATCTTCTGCCCCACCCCCCTCGAGAGCCCTATTATATTCGTCTTTGCCCCGTGCCTCCTTAAGTTCTCTGCAATGTCGCACGCCGGGTGTGGGAGGTGGTGCCTCGAGAGTGTCGGTGCGACGACCGCTATCTCGGTGCCTATAAGTGGGGCAGGGGTCAGCTTACCCTTCAGCTCTGAAACTATCCCTGAGATCCGTCCGAGCTCCTCCTCAGGGACAGCCAAGTTCATTATGAGATCGAGTCCAACCACCGTCTTCTGGACTAGAAAACCGCCCACGTCCTCAAGGAACTCGAGTATCCTTTCGTGCTTATACAGTCCACCTTCGAATAGGAGGTACTTAAGCATGGGTGTTCTCCTCCAGCCTCCTGGCGAGCTCTCTCCAGTCTTCCCTTATCGGATCTTCCGAGGCGATTATCGCTATCATGCCTTTCTTTTTTGTTGAACTCCTTACCCTGAATCCTTCTGGAATGATCCTGGTCGCAAGCTCGTTTATTCTGGAATCGAGGTCGTACCCTTTCTCGCTGAGGCCTATCCCCTTTACCTCTTCAGGGTCAGCACCCGAAACAAATATCTCGAGCCTGCCAATCTGCTCGACCCTGTCTCTACCGTATTTCGACCATAGCGCCTTTAGCGCATCCCCAAGGAAGATCTCGCTGCTCAGGGTTATTCTAATCCCGTTCTTTCTAGAGTCTATGTAGGATGCATCGCCCAAAGTCTTCTTGCCAGTGACTTCCTTGTACCTTATGACTATTATAAAGAGGGGTTCCTCTACCCTTATCAGCATTTCAATGGAATCGATGCTACCTCCTAGCCCGAGGTCCTCGACGCTCTTCTCTGCTATGTACTTGTACTGCTGTCCGCCCAGCTCGTCTGATGAATCCACGAATATCCTAATCTTTCCCACCCTCTTCCTCGATAACCTTTCTCAGCTTCTCCACCCCGAGCTTCGTCTTCGGAGTCTCTGCGGGGATCTCCTCCACCCCCCCTTGGAGCGCCTTTGAAACGTTCTTCAGAACCTCCCGCTCGGAGCTCAGCATGTGGTATCCCGGCCTTGGGCCTCCGCCCCTCTTAGCCCTACAGATCCTCTCATCGCCGATCCTGTACCCACGCTGCTTGTAGAACACCTTTTTCGGATCCATTGCCCTCATCTCCTCAAGGGCGGCTCTTACCTTATCCTCTTCCCCCTCCACAAGAAGGCCATAGCATGTCTCCTTATAGTCTATCCCGCCCATCTGGGCCGCTCTCTCGGCGAGCATGGAGGGTGTCAGACTGGAATCCGGGGAAAGGACTACAATGAATGTCTTGATCATCCTCTCAGCTCCTGGACATACAGCTCTTCGCCCTCCTTAAGTCTCATGAGCAGGCCCAGATCCCCCTTCACCTCTCCGATAAGATTCGTCCCATCAAAGCTCTCAGCAGTAGGCCCGAAGCTCTCGCTTTCCTTGATCCTGATCCCTATCATGCCTGCGAACTTCTTCACAGTATTGGTAACTCCCAGCGCTCCGGCCGCTACCTTCCCGGCTGGCGTGTTCTCGGGCGTGAGTCCTTTTGCAATATCCTCATTTCCCTTGAAAAGGATCATCTCCATCTTAGGTGTCGCGAAGTAGACTTTCAATTTCCCGAATGCCTTCCGCTCAAGCCCTGTGACTGCCCTGAAGTACCTCACCGAGTTCGGGGCTTCTTTCTCATAGAGCCTGATCCTGAGGATATTCTCCATGCTTATCACTTTGCACCTGACCACTCCCTTCTTGTAAATCTCTAGCAGGTTCTGCGGCTCATGCTCTACGATAATTCCCCGCTGAGGATCTGCGGGTGCCGATTCGGTTTCCATCTTGACGCCCATTGCGTCCAAGGCGAGTCTTGCCTCAGAGACTCTCTTCCCGAGGATCTCGATCCTCGGAGGCCTGACAAATACTGCGAGGCGGTCCCCCTCTTTTGCCAGGTCCACGAGTTCGATCCCTTCGATAACCGTCCCGACGATGGTATGAGATTGAGCCAGAGGTGCATCCTTCTTGTAGATATATGCTGCCCCAACATTCTCTCCAGAATTCCTTATTGTGAAGCTGCTTCTCTTTCTCTCACTGAGCTTCTCAACCGGCAGGGAGAGTACTCTTTTCTCATTGCAGCAGATGTAACTGCTAGTCTCTGACGAGATCTTGATGACGCCTTCCTGTAAAACGTTATACGCCTGCTCTCCGCAGACCGGGGAGTCGTAGTCGAGCTGTACCCCGACTTCGGTGAAGACCCTGTCCCCCTCTTCGAGGACCGTCTCCGCCTCCCCCTTGAGCAGCGACTTTGCCAACTCCCTCGTCTCGAATACTGGTTTAATCGTGAGGATCTTGTCACCCATCTTGAGCAGTCCGACCAAGTGCCTCCCATAGACCACCCTCCCTAGGACAGGGCATCCCTTTGGTGGGTAATAGGAGGCCGAATGCGGTCGCCTGGAGAAGACCAGAAGCGTATTCTCCTTGCTGAGTCCTGACAGACTCAGCGTCACTTCGTATCTGCCGAGAGTGACGGGTTCAAGTGAGGGCTGCGCGTCAAACATGGTCGAACCAAAAACGACCGCATCCTTTGTGGCCCACCTCACCCCTGCACCCTCGTATCCATTGTAGGACCTCCTCCATCTCTCGAGGAGATCCCCGCATTCTACCTTTATTACCATCCGGCCCTTAGTAGTCTCTATTTCAAAAAGGTCTGTCTCGATACTCTCCTCCTCAACCTCCTTCTTGACTGCGATTATGCACCCCTCTTTGACACTTATACCCAACCTTTCAAGCATCACTCCTAGGCGCTCTCCTTCATTCGCCTCGTACTCCTTTCCGTTGACAAAGATTCTCAAGGGGCCCCTCTCCAGCGATAGCACTACATTATTAAATCCCTGATTAATTTATAGGTTAGTGATCCGGCATGTCTCAGCAAGCTCAATTCAGGGAAATTGAAGTCATGCCAAGGCGGCTGATCGGCGACAAGAAGGCAAAGGATTTGGTCGCGATAATACGCGAGACTGAGGGAGTCGAAGAGGTTCTGACCCACGGACCTAGATTTTCCGGAGGAGGGCGCCTTACAGGCAGGTTCATAATTGTAGTGAAGACTGGATTCACACCTGAAGAAATCATCGAAAAGATCAGGCCTGTATGCGACCAGACCATGCCTTACGGCTACGACGTCCGAGTGGGGCAGTTCACCAAGCCGAGGCCGACCGTCAAGGACTACCTCCGTGGTTTAGAAAGGTGAACCGATTGCAGGACTCGATTGGCAGGGACGTGCAGATAGTCGACTGCAGGGAGTCGATGGGCATCGGAGAGGGGGGAGGCCTGGCCCAGCGTGGGACCATCTCAGAATCCGAGAGCTTCGAGGTGGTGGCAATTGCAATGTCGCCCTCGAAGCGGCACATAACAAAGCCGATCTGTGAGATA
Protein-coding regions in this window:
- a CDS encoding methanogenesis marker 17 protein; its protein translation is MGKIRIFVDSSDELGGQQYKYIAEKSVEDLGLGGSIDSIEMLIRVEEPLFIIVIRYKEVTGKKTLGDASYIDSRKNGIRITLSSEIFLGDALKALWSKYGRDRVEQIGRLEIFVSGADPEEVKGIGLSEKGYDLDSRINELATRIIPEGFRVRSSTKKKGMIAIIASEDPIREDWRELARRLEENTHA
- a CDS encoding ATP-binding cassette domain-containing protein, translated to MLLEVEGLTKKYPERGIVALDGVSFSVGEAEVVGIVGRSGAGKSTLLRVIRGVESFDKGSVNFDGVRITPDSPKGDVLELQRKTAIQLQRSFGLWPDSALDNVIRALRYSDGFDETIPEAEGEYKEYQERAMEILDVVGLGKRAGLWSEVLSGGEKQRLIIARQIARKPKLLLLDEPGTMTCPATREALLDALKRANRELGIAILFASHNPQTHRSLSERTILIEGGKIAEDGRTGEVLTRFLSGIEEPIDKTRIEGPTVLRMEGACKTYKLIPYGLVFEMAETNLEFRRGEITGIVGPSGAGKTVVLRMLSGLEMPDRGEVRITYKGEWVVLGKLGRRNMLARRRIGIMHQEFDLPHFAKVLDLFAAKLGLKDYGLLEAALRKGKRAGLSEEVVDALSRVSELPEGEMKAKLSEMGISNELLRELFRSKDPEKARDVALAVLHAVGLGPEILDRSVYELSGGEKIRVALALSLVSNPKVLILDEPFGDLDPITLRLVANSLKMVKKKLRPAIVLVSHQLDLLEEVSDRVVLMLDGKVVMDGDPSSVLRKFLEEIERGI
- a CDS encoding methanogenesis marker 7 protein, with product MLKYLLFEGGLYKHERILEFLEDVGGFLVQKTVVGLDLIMNLAVPEEELGRISGIVSELKGKLTPAPLIGTEIAVVAPTLSRHHLPHPACDIAENLRRHGAKTNIIGLSRGVGQKIVHTTIKEKELVEEHDIAVFTLGNFERCLMKKTKLFAEIEVPVIVTGGPVMKSIPGAEAYVGGIGRYPERARTGESIEKLREVSRVAGEVVEQRRREMDLDPLIVDPIIVKAEVERQVPESTEALSPNPVTLKIDGVRVKLPYDDYKDKIGNISIGGKKLSDFAVIKRSLMRNYILVKVLPKSMF
- a CDS encoding methanogenesis marker 3 protein, giving the protein MRIFVNGKEYEANEGERLGVMLERLGISVKEGCIIAVKKEVEEESIETDLFEIETTKGRMVIKVECGDLLERWRRSYNGYEGAGVRWATKDAVVFGSTMFDAQPSLEPVTLGRYEVTLSLSGLSKENTLLVFSRRPHSASYYPPKGCPVLGRVVYGRHLVGLLKMGDKILTIKPVFETRELAKSLLKGEAETVLEEGDRVFTEVGVQLDYDSPVCGEQAYNVLQEGVIKISSETSSYICCNEKRVLSLPVEKLSERKRSSFTIRNSGENVGAAYIYKKDAPLAQSHTIVGTVIEGIELVDLAKEGDRLAVFVRPPRIEILGKRVSEARLALDAMGVKMETESAPADPQRGIIVEHEPQNLLEIYKKGVVRCKVISMENILRIRLYEKEAPNSVRYFRAVTGLERKAFGKLKVYFATPKMEMILFKGNEDIAKGLTPENTPAGKVAAGALGVTNTVKKFAGMIGIRIKESESFGPTAESFDGTNLIGEVKGDLGLLMRLKEGEELYVQELRG
- a CDS encoding methanogenesis marker 6 protein yields the protein MIKTFIVVLSPDSSLTPSMLAERAAQMGGIDYKETCYGLLVEGEEDKVRAALEEMRAMDPKKVFYKQRGYRIGDERICRAKRGGGPRPGYHMLSSEREVLKNVSKALQGGVEEIPAETPKTKLGVEKLRKVIEEEGGKD
- a CDS encoding methyl-coenzyme M reductase operon protein D; amino-acid sequence: MSQQAQFREIEVMPRRLIGDKKAKDLVAIIRETEGVEEVLTHGPRFSGGGRLTGRFIIVVKTGFTPEEIIEKIRPVCDQTMPYGYDVRVGQFTKPRPTVKDYLRGLER